Proteins encoded in a region of the Haloarcula sp. CBA1129 genome:
- a CDS encoding zinc ribbon domain-containing protein: MTEWRDASDPTCPECGEPLEPTAMACPHCDASLLTDEQTEMLDERLTETLESMDSGAPTWAVTLTGLSLGIAIAPLVLYAVVILVGNLSLSVTAGVLLAGWLGPAAYLSRLRNPSEVLARGLYLVVAGVAVVVLAVGYEVLLSDGPSVVSQETALVSLGLAIPAALGALIARRAARRADRQARGEPGPLHDRFGIDDDEPDN; encoded by the coding sequence ATGACCGAGTGGCGCGACGCGTCGGACCCCACCTGCCCGGAGTGTGGCGAGCCGCTGGAGCCGACAGCGATGGCTTGTCCACACTGTGACGCGTCGCTACTTACCGACGAACAGACGGAGATGCTTGATGAGCGTCTGACCGAGACGCTTGAGTCGATGGATTCCGGTGCGCCGACGTGGGCGGTCACGCTCACCGGGCTCTCGCTTGGCATCGCCATTGCGCCGCTCGTGCTGTATGCCGTTGTCATCCTCGTCGGCAATCTCTCGCTTTCCGTTACCGCCGGCGTCCTGCTGGCCGGCTGGCTCGGCCCGGCCGCGTATCTCTCGCGGCTGCGCAACCCCAGCGAGGTACTGGCCCGGGGGCTGTATCTCGTCGTCGCCGGCGTGGCTGTGGTCGTGCTCGCAGTCGGCTACGAAGTCCTCCTGTCGGATGGTCCATCAGTCGTCTCGCAGGAGACTGCACTCGTGTCGCTCGGCCTTGCGATTCCAGCAGCGCTGGGGGCGCTCATCGCGCGCCGCGCGGCTCGGCGAGCCGACCGGCAAGCGCGCGGGGAGCCGGGGCCGCTGCACGACCGCTTCGGTATCGACGACGACGAGCCCGATAACTGA